DNA from Homo sapiens chromosome 1, GRCh38.p14 Primary Assembly:
aaaatacaaaaaaattagccgggcgtggaggcacatgcctgtaatctcagctacttgggaggctgaggcaggataattgcttgaaccaaggaggcagaggttgcaatgagccgagatcgtgccactgcactccagcctgggtgacagagcaagactccgtctcaaaaaaaaaaaaaagcctgagtaGGGGTGAGGTGGGAACAGGAGGGTGCAGCAGGTGTCAGCTGGCTTCACCACTGGAGCCctcagaggaaagaggaaaaagcgGCTCCTCTCCTTCCCCAAGCAGGGTCTCCCAGGGGTCTGGTTGGGAGATGTTAGCTGGGCTCTGGGTCTTCTCGGGTGGGGTGcctgggggagggcagggaagcTGGGTCTGGAGGCCCCTGAGTGGCTGTCCTCACCTGCCCTGTCCTTCTGCAGGACTGCCCCATTGCCTGGGCCAACCTCATGCTGTTTGACTACAAGGACCAGCTTAAGACCGGGGAACGCTGCCTCTACATGTGGCCCTCCGTCCCAGGTCGGCCcaggcccaggagggagaggcGTTGGGAGTGTGAGGGTCCCAGAGATGCTGGTCACCCCTCTACAACTTCATCTGCCCCTGTGTTCAGATGAGAAGGGCGAGCTGCTGAACCCCACGGGCACTGTGCGCAGTAACCCCAACACGGATAGCGCCGCTGCCCTGCTCATCTGCCTGCCCGAGGTGGCCCCGCACCCCGTGTACTACCCCGCCCTGGAGAAGGTCAGTGGGGGCCCCGCCGCGTGAGGCTGAGGGGCTGGCGCGGAGCTCTCCTGGCCCTGCTCCTGGAGCTCTTCAGAGGGTGCTCCCTGGCCACGTCGGGGCTGGGCTACCAGGCATATCTGGGGCCTTCCCAGGGGCCATTTTGCCTGCAGGGATGCTGCGCAGTCTGATGACATTTTCGGTTGTCACAGCTGCCAGGAGGGATGCTCTTGGCATCTCGTGAGTGGAGGCCAGAGCTGCTGTGGATGCGCCTCCATGCAGAGGACAGCGCCCCCTCAAGGATGATTGGGGTGGCAATGCCCGGCCTGGGGGTCCTGCCCGGGCTGGTCCAGGCCCCTGGGGACGCTGAGTGCAGCCGTTTGTTGCAGATCTTGGAGCTGGGGCGACACAGCGAGTGTGTGCATGTCACCGAGGAGGAggtgagtggggtgggggtgtggggtggggggcatggAGCCGGCGTGGAACCAGAGCCCTCACTCCTGCCCACACCCCTCAGCAGCTGCAGCTGCGGGAAATCCTGGAGCGGCGGGGGTCTGGGGAGCTGTATGAGCACGAGAAGGACCTGGTGTGGAAGCTGCGGCATGAAGTCCAGGAGCACTTCCCGGAGGCGCTAGCCCGGCTGCTGCTGGTCACCAAGTGGAACAAGCATGAGGATGTGGCCCAGGTGGGTGGGGAGGCGCACCTGGGGGCGGAGCTGGGGGCAGACCACAGCCTCTGGCTACCCACCACCCTGACCCCGGccaacccccaccctcaccctggCCAACCTTCACCCTGACCCTGGCCACCCACCACCCTGACCCTGGCTGGCCATCACCCTTACCCTGACCACCTCCACCCTGACCCCGGCCGCCCCCAAGCCTGACCTCGGCTCCCCCCAGATGCTCTACCTGCTGTGCTCCTGGCCGGAGCTGCCCGTCCTGAGCGCCCTGGAGCTGCTAGACTTCAGCTTCCCCGATTGCCACGTAGGCTCCTTCGCCATCAAGTCGCTGCGGAAACTGACGTGAGTCCCAGCTGGGCGCTCCCCACTTCTCCAGAGGGCAGCTGTGTCCTGGCTGCCAGGACGTGGGCTCTGGGTGGGGCCTGAACCTTCCCGTGGGCTTGCTccctcctgcctggcctccctctgGCTGCCGAGGGAGCTCCCTCCTGTCCTGAGTCGGGGAGCTCCAGGCCCCAGCGCCTTCCTTCCCTGCAGGGACGATGAGCTGTTCCAGTACCTGCTGCAGCTGGTGCAGGTGCTCAAGTACGAGTCCTACCTGGACTGCGAGCTGACCAAATTCCTGCTGGACCGGGCCCTGGCCAACCGCAAGATCGGCCACTTCCTTTTCTGGCACCTCCGGTAGCGGGACTTGCCCCAGCCGTTCTGTGGGAATCCCAGCCCCTGAGTCTCCCTGGAAGGCCACTGGGGACGTTTCCAGCAGGCCTGGGTGTCCTGGCCTCGCTAGGTCCTGCTGGGCGGGAGGGGCTGCGTGGTGCTGCCTGGTGAGGCTCAGCCCTCCCTTCACCTTCCAGCTCCGAGATGCACGTGCCGTCGGTGGCCCTGCGCTTCGGCCTCATCCTGGAGGCCTACTGCAGGGGCAGCACCCACCACATGAAGGTGCTGATGAAGCAGGTGAGGCCCAAGGCCCTGGGGGGCGGGCAGGGGGCGGCCCTGAGCGTCTGGGAATCCCCAGGGCTGGGTCGAGGCTGGGACCTGCCCACCGCCGCCCTCCCATCTGCCCACCAGGGGGAAGCACTGAGCAAACTGAAGGCCCTGAATGACTTCGTCAAGCTGAGCTCTCAGAAGACCCCCAAGCCCCAGACCAAGGAGCTGATGCACTTGTGCATGCGGCAGGAGGCCTACCTAGAGGCCCTCTCCCACCTGCAGTCCCCACTCGACCCCAGCACCCTGCTGGCTGAAGTCTGGTGAGCCCAAGCCCCGCCACAAGGGTTCCTCCCACCCCTGGGAGGCCGGTAGAGGAGCCCCTGCTGACTGCCCGCTCTCTGGCCTGGCAGCGTGGAGCAGTGCACCTTCATGGACTCCAAGATGAAGCCCCTGTGGATCATGTACAGCAACGAGGAGGCAGGCAGCGGCGGCAGCGTGGGCATCATCTTTAAGAACGGGGATGGTGAGGGCCTGGCCTCCCCACACCCCGCCTGTACTGCCCTGGGGGGTCCTGGGGTGCTCCTAGAGTGGGGGTGGAGAAGACAGAATCCTGGGACTTAAGGGCTTGGGTGTAGCTGGAAGCAGAGAACCTACCAGAAACTCACGCTTCTCCTCCCACCGGCCGGTGGCACAGACCTCCGGCAGGACATGCTGACCCTGCAGATGATCCAGCTCATGGACGTCCTGTGGAAGCAGGAGGGGCTGGACCTGAGGTGAGGACCCCCACCCCACATCGTCCCTTGGTgtctgtgcccagcctgggagtCTGTGCCCCTGGAGGGGTCCTTGTTGAAGGTGGCATGACCATCTCAGCCGGGGAAAGGGCTTTCCTAGGAAGACCCGGAGGCGGTTTAACTCTAGGCCAGGAGGCGGCGGGCAGCAGGATGCGTGAAGGCTGCTCCTGAGGCTTAGTGTGTACCCTGCTCTGTTGCTTTAGTTGCCCAGGTGCCCCTGGCTTCCCCAGCCCATCTTGGGAAGCAGTGGCGTCTTCTCCCAAGGCCTCTGTCTGGTTCTCTTCCAAGCAAATGTGAACTCAGCTGTGGTGCTTTCTGCACCTCAGATGCTGGTGCCGGCATCTCCAAGGAGCCAGCATCTCTCACCTGCTTTTTAGCAATGTGGGCAGCAGCATCTTCTGTGGCTTTTTGGGGCACCATGAGTTTCTGGGGCTCAAGTGGCCTCAGGGACAGCCCTTGACCATGCCATTTGCCCGTCCCTCTTCCCCCTTGCCTAGGATGACCCCCTATGGCTGCCTCCCCACCGGGGACCGCACAGGCCTCATTGAGGTGGTACTCCGTTCAGACACCATCGCCAACATCCAACTCAACAAGAGCAACATGGCAGCCACAGCCGCCTTCAACAAGGATGCCCTGCTCAACTGGCTGAAGTCCAAGAACCCGGGGTGGGTTTCAGGCCCAGGGATAGGTTCCCTCTCCTTTCCAAGAGGTGTGGAGTGGGAGGGCCTCGCCTGTCAGAACAAAGGAGCGGGGAGGGGCCTCAGACCATCTTTGTGGCTACTTGGCTCAGTTGAGGACCAGCCTGTGTCTGGGTTGGGGTGAGGTAGGTCTCTCTTCCCCAAGTATCAGTGTCTCTTGCTATGCAACACCATCCAAAGCGCAGGGCTTTAAAAAACAGCCATTTACGATTGGCTCACAGATCTGCAGCTGGGGCTGGGCTCAGCCGGGTGGCTTTTCTGCTGGTTCCACATAATCACTCATGCAGCTGTTCTCATCTGGTGCCTTAACTGGGCCAGTGGGGTCTGAGATAACCCATCTCATTCCTGGGGCCTTGGCGCCAGCTGTCTGTGATGCCTCTCTGCATGTGGTCTCCTCATTTAGCAGCCTCACCTTCCTTCCGTGGCTCTGTATTGAGGGTATGGGGTTCAAGATCTGCAGGGGTCTTCATGCCTTGGCTCTGGAATAGCGTCTGCAAGCGATGTCCAGCATTGTGTCCTCCATGTTctgttggtcaaagcaagtcacagggccagattcaaggggagaggGAGTAATAACCCACCTCTTGATAGGCGGAGCTGCAAAATGGTATGGCCATGCTTTTTAATCTTCCCCACCCAGGGAGGCCCTGGATCGAGCCATTGAGGAGTTCACCCTCTCCTGTGCTGGCTATTGTGTGGCCACATATGTGCTGGGCATTGGCGATCGGCACAGCGACAACATCATGATCCGAGAGAGTGGGCAGGTACAGGGGCTGGTGCTGGCGGCTGCTGTGGGGACTTGGCTTCTGGCCCCAGCCTGCTGGCCCCTCTGCCTAGCACACAGCTCTGTGGCAGGGGTCCCCCAGCCCTGCTGGCTTCCTGTCTCCCCTGGATTCTCTCCTGTCTGACACCTTCTcaatcctccccctcctctcccctcccctcagctGTTCCACATTGATTTTGGCCACTTTCTGGGGAATTTCAAGACCAAGTTTGGAATCAACCGCGAGCGTGTCCCATTCATCCTCACCTACGACTTTGTCCATGTGATTCAGCAGGGGAAGACTAATAATAGTGAGAAATTTGAACGGTGAGAGTGCCTGAGCCCCACCAGATGCCCCTCGGTGTGGGGCCCCAGGGAACAGGGCAGAGGTTCCCAGGCAGGGTGCAGGATGGGGCTCAGGTCTCAACCCCACACCTGGCCCCTCACCCCAACTGTTGATGGGTTTGGAACATGCCCCTGCTCCACCCTGCAGTGCCCCTTTTGGGCAATGTGGGCAGGTTTGTGGGTCATGTAGCAGGAGGCTGGCTGGGGCACGGGGGTCAGTTAGCAGAACTGGAGGCCTTGTGTCCACCCATTATCAGGGCAAGGGCAGGTGTCCTTGGGGAAGGGGCTGGTTGGATGCAGAGCGGCCCTCTGGCCTGTGGCTGGGAGTTCCCAGAGCCTCACTTCCTCTGTCCCCTACCTGCAGGTTCCGGGGCTACTGTGAAAGGGCCTACACCATCCTGCGGCGCCACGGGcttctcttcctccacctcttTGCCCTGATGCGGGCGGCAGGCCTGCCTGAGCTCAGCTGCTCCAAAGACATCCAGTATCTCAAGGTATGTGCCGGGCAGGAGACTGCTGTCGCCAGTGGACTTCCAAGGCCTGCCCCCGAGCAATGTGACCTAGGAGGGCCCTGAATGCAGTAGGCCCCAAAGGGCACTGAGCTGTGTGTGCCTCATGCCGTCCCAGGACCCAGCAGTGGAGCTGGTGGGCGGTGGAGGGGAAAGTGGCTGGACCAGAGTTGAGCCGCCCAGGCATGGTTCCACTCAGTGGCAGATGTGTAGTGACCTCTCCTGGTTGGGGTGCTGTGCTCAGGGCTGCGGGGCTTTCAGGTGTCCACTAGGGGGCCGCGTGAGCGCTGGCTCCCTCTGCCTTCTAAAAGatattttttggccaggctgggtggctcacgcctgtaatctcagcactttgggaggccgaggtgggcggatcacctgaggtcgggagttcaacaccagcctgaccaacatggagaaaccccgtctctactaaaaatacaaaattagctgggcatggtggtgcattcctgtaatcccagctactttcgggaggctgaggcaggagaatcgtttgaacccaggaggcggaggttgcagtgagccgagattgtgccattgcactccagcctgggcagcaggagcaaaactcggtctcaaaaaaaataaaaataaataataaaaaaagatatttttccaggccgggtgcggtggctcacgcctgtaatcccagcactttggggggctgaggtgggcagatcacgaggtcaggagttcgagatcagcctgaccaacatggtgaaaccctgtctctactaaaaatacaaaaattagtcaggtgtggtggcacgcacctgtaatcccagctactcaggagactcaggcagaagaatcacttgaacctgggaggcagaagttgcagtgagccgagatcatgccactgcactctagcctgggcaacaaaggcaaaactccgtctcaaaaaataataataaaataaaaataaacataaataaaagatatttttccaggctgggcatggtggctcatgcctccgtaatcccagcactttgggaggctgaggcaggtggatcacctgaggtcaggagtttgagaccagcctggccaacatggtgaaaccacatctctacttaaaatacaaaaaatcagccaggcatggtggcacatgcctgtaatcccagctactcatgaggctgaggcagaagaatcacttgaacacgagagactgaggctgcagtaagcctagatcgcgccactgcactccagctcgggtgacagagcaagactctgtctcaaaaagaaaaaattggccgggcacgatggctcaggcctgtaaacccagcactttgggaggccaaggcgggtgaatcatgaggtcaggagatcgagaccatcctggctaacacggtgaaaccccgtctctactaaaaaatacaaaaaattagccaggtgtggtggcggctgcctgtagtcccagctacttgggaggctgaggcagaagaatcacttgaacctgggaggcggaggttgcagtgagccgagatcatgcccctgcactccagcctgggcgacagagtgagactgtctcaaaaaaatgtatatatacagatacatatgtattttttttccttcttgtgtCCTCTCCATGTGAGAAGGTGGGATGGGGCGGTGAGGCTGCTGGGGCCACACATGCTTGCCAGGACCTTCCCTCTGGTGACCAGTCCCTGCAAAAGCAGCTGCTCCCATGCTCCTCCCAGAGCCATTTCTCCAGTAGGGGAGGCGAGGTCACTTGGGAACTGGGGGCTCTGGGGCCAAGATGTCTTTGGCACCTTCATTTGAGGGTGGGAGCGGAATAGAGAGCTTTTCCTGAGATGCTGGGAGCTCTCTACTAACCATTTCATTCAGTGACTCTGAAGTCCCCAGAGAGGGACGCATCCCAGAGCAAGGTCCGGGCCCCCTTAACGTGGACACCGCTGTGATTTGTTTGCAGGACTCCCTGGCACTGGGGAAAACAGAGGAGGAGGCACTGAAGCACTTCCGAGTGAAGTTTAACGAAGCCCTCCGTGAGAGCTGGAAAACCAAAGTGAACTGGCTGGCCCACAACGTGTCCAAAGACAACAGGCAGTAGTGgctcctcccagccctgggcccaAGAGGAGGCGGCTGCGGGTCGTGGGGACCAAGCACATTGGTCCTAAAGGGGCTGAAGAGCCTGAACTGCACCTAACGGGAAAGAACCGACATGGCTGCCTTTTGTTTACActggttatttatttatgactTGAAATAGTTTAAGGAGCTAAACAGCCATAAACGGAAACGCCTCCTTCATGCAGCGGCGGTGCTGGGCCCCCCGAGGCTGCACCTGGCTCTCGGCTGAGGATTGTCACCCCAAGTCTTCCAGCTGGTGGATCTGGGCCCAGCAAAGACTGTTCTCCTCCCGAGGGAACCTTCTTCCCAGGCCTCCCGCCAGACTGCCTGGGTCCTGGCGCCTGGCGGTCACCTGGTGCCTACTGTCCGACAGGATGCCTTGATCCTCGTGCGACCCACCCTGTGTATCCTCCCTAGACTGAGTTCTGGCAGCTCCCCGAGGCAGCCGGGGTACCCTCTAGATTCAGGGATGCTTGCTCTCCACTTTTCAAGTGGGTCTTGGGTACGAGAATTCCCTCATCTTTCTCTACTGTAAAGTGATTTTGTTTGCAGGTAAGAAAATAATAGATGACTCACCACACCTCTACGGCTGGGG
Protein-coding regions in this window:
- the PIK3CD gene encoding phosphatidylinositol 4,5-bisphosphate 3-kinase catalytic subunit delta isoform isoform X4 → MPPGVDCPMEFWTKEENQSVVVDFLLPTGVYLNFPVSRNANLSTIKQLLWHRAQYEPLFHMLSGPEAYVFTCINQTAEQQELEDEQRRLCDVQPFLPVLRLVAREGDRVKKLINSQISLLIGKGLHEFDSLCDPEVNDFRAKMCQFCEEAAARRQQLGWEAWLQYSFPLQLEPSAQTWGPGTLRLPNRALLVNVKFEGSEESFTFQVSTKDVPLALMACALRKKATVFRQPLVEQPEDYTLQVNGRHEYLYGSYPLCQFQSNPAPQVQKPRAKPPPIPAKKPSSVSLWSLEQPFRIELIQGSKVNADERMKLVVQAGLFHGNEMLCKTVSSSEVSVCSEPVWKQRLEFDINICDLPRMARLCFALYAVIEKAKKARSTKKKSKKADCPIAWANLMLFDYKDQLKTGERCLYMWPSVPDEKGELLNPTGTVRSNPNTDSAAALLICLPEVAPHPVYYPALEKILELGRHSECVHVTEEELQLREILERRGSGELYEHEKDLVWKLRHEVQEHFPEALARLLLVTKWNKHEDVAQMLYLLCSWPELPVLSALELLDFSFPDCHVGSFAIKSLRKLTDDELFQYLLQLVQVLKYESYLDCELTKFLLDRALANRKIGHFLFWHLRSEMHVPSVALRFGLILEAYCRGSTHHMKVLMKQGEALSKLKALNDFVKLSSQKTPKPQTKELMHLCMRQEAYLEALSHLQSPLDPSTLLAEVCVEQCTFMDSKMKPLWIMYSNEEAGSGGSVGIIFKNGDDLRQDMLTLQMIQLMDVLWKQEGLDLRMTPYGCLPTGDRTGLIEVVLRSDTIANIQLNKSNMAATAAFNKDALLNWLKSKNPGEALDRAIEEFTLSCAGYCVATYVLGIGDRHSDNIMIRESGQLFHIDFGHFLGNFKTKFGINRERVPFILTYDFVHVIQQGKTNNSEKFERFRGYCERAYTILRRHGLLFLHLFALMRAAGLPELSCSKDIQYLKDSLALGKTEEEALKHFRVKFNEALRESWKTKVNWLAHNVSKDNRQ